The Corylus avellana chromosome ca11, CavTom2PMs-1.0 genome contains the following window.
attttttaacgaatttgactgacggaatgggaggttttggaagaaaatggtagtttgatgaggaCAAACAATAAGGTTGGCAGTTGATGAAGGATATTGACATAACGTAATAGTTCATGGAGGAAAAATGCAATTATCCCATAAAGGAATTTTGTGTTTCTAGTACTTGAAActtaaactcatttttttatgttgttgATATTTTGTCCATGAGATGTATAAAGATATCATGATAagtttataatttatttttcttaaaataaaaggataatgtTAGACATCCCAAGGATTTcttcccaaatgatgtggcaagcatttttttacttaaaaataaatttttcattctctctcatTTGTCTCACACTCCTTCCCAAAATAGTGTTTTCCACATCATGATTTGGGAAGAATTTTGGAAAGGATTTTGGGACACCTACCTAGCAACCCCCAAAAGAAAATAGTCttctaaaaatttataaacttatTCTTGTTTTTCATGATTTATCATGTTAGATATTGTTTATCAAGTTTTTATTAAGCTATTAGAAACTTTGGTTGAGATTTGTTATATATGTGATTGGTAGAAATTTGGAGCCTTTCATGCATTCTGATACTCATCAAACATTCTACTATATCTGGTCGAACTTTCGACTCTTTCCGACCGAACGCTTAACGGTGAGTAGAATGGATGATTAAGGTTTTAATGGTCCCAAGGTTTCTGTCGTGGGTCAACAGTTGGGCATCCTTGAAATTAGGTAGCCATTGAGCATCACAAGTTGCTCGATCACTCCCCATTCTTACCGGAAGAATTTCAGAGAAATTCGAACAATTCTTGGCAAAGAAATCCTAGGAATTCGGACATGGAATAACTGGCAAGAAATATATCCAATCACCGGGCCCTCCTCATCCGCACCACCACAACAATCACTACCATCCATTTTTAGCTTCCTTTCGTGTGTGTATACATACAGATAATTCGCAATGACCACTATCCATGGCAAAAAACCCACAGTACACAACACTTATTGCTGCTGCGCTTTCATACCTTCATGGCCTCCGTATTCTTTCTCTCCCTcgtcctcttcctcttcctcttcctctccctctcctccgCCACTAGCCAACACTCCCCAGCCCAACAACCCACTCCCAACGACCCCTCCTCTGCCCCGCCTGAGATCCGCCAGGCCTGCGAGGCCACGCGCTTCCCTGTCGCGTGCGAGAGCTCTTTGACTATTTCCAAGCACATGCCCTCCAACCCCACCTCTCTCCAGCTCATACAGTCGGCCATCTGGGTCTCCTCCCAGAACCTCCACACCGCCCAGTCCATGGTCCAGTACATCTTGGACTCCTCTTCCGGGAGCCAGAATCGCACCACCGCCGCCAAGAACTGTCTCGAAGTCCTCCACAACTCTGACTACCGGATCTCTCAGACCACCAATGATGCCTTGCCAAATGGCAGGGTCAAAGACGCCAGGGCCTGGCTGAGCGCTGCGCTGCTCTTCCAGTACGATTGCTGGTCCGCGCTCAAGTACGCCAACGACACGAGCATGGTAAACGAGACGATGTCGTTTCTGGACTCGCTGACGGGGCTCACGAGCAACGCGCTGAGCATGTTGTTCGCATATGACGTTTACGGGAAGGAGATCGGATCGTGGGCCCTCCCCAAGACGGAGCGCGACGGGCTCTGGGAGGGAGGCAGCGAGTCCGGGGCGGGTTTCAAGGGCGGGTTTCCATCGAATTTAACTACGGACGTGACGGTGTGCAAGGACGCCACTAATGGGGGCTGCTACAAGACGGTGCAGGAAGCCGTGAACGCGGCCCCAGATAACGGTGGAGGACGGAGGTTCGTGATACACATAAAGGAGGGGGTGTACGAGGAGACGGTTAGAGTTCCACTAGAGAAGAAGAACGTGGTGTTTTTGGGAGACGGGATAGGCAAAACGGTCATCACTGGGTCGTTGAATGTGGGTCTGCTTGGGATTTCCACCTACAATACGGCTACAGTTGGTTAGTTTCTAAAGGAGAATGCTTGGTGCTATCTTCCTCATTTTcggtgaaaattattttataaaaattaaaaaagaaaattgttttttattctctcaaaataaaataaaaaatcttgaaGTCAAATATATGTGTGAAAACTGAAAACTAACaaatattattatcattattttttttcatcaaagtGGTTGTTAGAGCTTTGCTTTGTTAATACCATGTTGTTGCATGTGCTCGCAGGCGTTTCCGGTGATGGATTCATGGCCACCGGTCTCACAATCCAGAACACCGCCGGACCTGGTAGTCACCAAGCAGTTGCCTTCAGATCGGCCAGTGATTTATCTGTGATCGAGAAGTGCGAATTCTTAGGCAATCAAGATACCCTTTACGCTCAGGCGCTCCGCCAGTTCTACAAATCATGCCGCATCCAAGGCAATGTCGATTTCATTTTTGGAAGCTCCGCCACAATTTTTCAAGATTCCGAAATCCTAATCTGTCCCCGGCAAATCGATCCGAAGAAAGGCGAGAACAATGCCGTCACTGCACATGGCAGAACCGACCCGGCCCAAACAACGGGTTTTGTTTTCCAAAATTGCCTCATCAATGGCACCAACAAATACATGGCATTGTATTATAAAAACCCCCAAGTGCACAATAATTACTTGGGGAGGCCATGGAAGGAATACTCGAGAACCGTTTTTGTAAACTGCAACATGGAATCTCTTGTTACACCACAAGGCTGGATGCCCTGGAAAGACGATATTGGATTGAATACGCTTTATTACGGGGAAGTTGGAAATTCTGGACGAGGTTCTAATTTGTCGGAAAGGGTAACATGGAGTAGCCGGATCCCTACAGAGTACATTTATGCATATTCGGTGCAGAATTTTATTCAGGGAAATGAGTGGATTCCGTCATTTTAATTTAGTATCTATAAATGAGTGGACATGAGTGGATATCAAAAACCATTCTCTGTATTTTGCAGATGGGgatattgataaaaatatatatatatatatatatatgcatttttacaacCCCCCCCCAAATATATGTGTAaagcatatttttttaaaaaaaataaaacataatttcttttaggggtaattaccttttatctccatcaactacaacgctcTGACACTTTCCCCTATAAACTACCAATTGTGACACCTGACTcccataaactaccattttgtgcttAAAACCCTATTTTATGTTAGTCAAAGATCCCTTCCGTTAGCCAAAGGCGTTTAACTCATACGGTTTATCCGTCATTTTGCCCCCAAtaaactacaattcattgtcatTTTACCCCATGAATTATAActcattgtcactttgcccccatgaacttcAACACATTATCATTTttaccgtctgagttaacgcatTTAACTGACGAAAGCAGGGTTTGGGACACAAATTAGTAGTTTATGGGGGTCGAATGtcacagttggtagttcataggtacaaagtgaaaatgcgttgtagttcatagaGGGAAAAATTAATTACCCCTTTCTTTTAATGGTATAATAACGGAGGCAATCCAAGCTATATTTGTGAAAACTCAAGTTTAATATTCTAGAGTTATGACTTGTCACCAAAAACTCATTACATAAATTGGTTCTATAAAATTTACTTATTAAATCGTGGTCTTACACAGTTATTTTCCTTCTACTTATCAAACACTTCAATATTTTGAGATTTAGCGAATTGCTAGAATATAGAGTGAGAGAATTTGCTAAAATGAAGACACCAAGTGAATGACTTGTATTATCAGTCTGATTAGATGGTTGTTTGATGTCTTGTTTATAGAATGTTGTTGAAAGCTCTGAATCTATAATTGATGTCACATaatttcattaatgaataatcaTATTATTGGTAACATTAGAACATGTATTTTTACTTTCCACGTGTTTTTACTCTGATGAGTTTATGGGTGATACCACTAGTCGATTACTAGTTAATTAGTCTAGAAGTATTGTCAATAGGTAGGAGCACTCTCCAAGTTGATCAAAATTTATCGATTTAAATTTGGGGGCGTTATACAGTTGTAGGTTGTTGACTTTATAGGCTCCAACCAAGCGGGTCATCGGCTTTCCAAGTGATTTCTAATGGGTGCCCCATTTTCAAAGGAGGCGTCGGTAATTGGGCCCTCTATAATCCCTTGATTCCGTGGTTGATTAGTGTACTAATCAAACTATGAGAGTTTGAATTTGTCTTGTGGTCACTTCTAGTCCCAGTTGTAGGTCATTGGCTTCATAGTCGTTGACCTTATTATCTGCTAGCTTTCCAAGCTCAATTACCGATGTCCCTGCTAGCATTCCAAGATCTGTAACAGTTCCTGTTTCTCttctatcactacaaaaaaataagaactttATTGGCGTGGTAAACAATAACTCATGTTTGTcatgttaataaattttgatgtgTCTAACTAaatatgtcaataaaaaatttttgacgtgccattatgacacgtcaaaaattttgacgtgccttTACTCAccatgtcaataattataattatgcagtaaattaattatacaatatgtattaaaaaaaaattggtagtaaattaattttaattggtatgaaaaattaattttatcatattagtatagattaattggtatatacgtatacgtatatatcacatgcatgccaattagtatcataatcatactattgtatacaattaatattattacatgcatgcatatgaatcaaacatttcattaatattaatttgaaataaaatgatagccatattaatatgatatgatattatcatgcataaatcattctaataatattaatatgatagccatattaatttttaaaaagtatatagGACAAacataatacatttattttataagacccgcaaacttcacatgaactcggccaacacaaaatatgtgttcggtgagtggattattgagtCCTCATGAAAAAATGGATTTGATTATttgtacatctagaatattaatttatttattctctaattaattttaagtatattgtatgtataacgtgttatataagagaaaaaaatgatataagagaaaaaaaaaatgatataaattaaaatttaaaagtttaaaaatttatcttgcAATTCTTAACGTGCCACATGAATTGCTTGATGTGTCACATgtggacacgtcaagaaaattaattcttgacgtgccacatgtggcacatcAAGAACTTCTTAACGTGTCCTAtgttgacacgtcaagaagttTACCTCGGGAACGCGCAAATCCAGctctccttcctttttcttttttccttctttctatttccctccctctctttctttctcccccgCGCCCACCAGCTCCCTTCCACCACTTTTTTTTCATCGCCAACCATATCTAGCTCCGTCTCCATCACAGTCACACGCATTCTCTCACAcgcgctctctctctcactagctaGCAAGCTACCAGCCGgccattctctctctcaccctctctctcttagtggttctctctctcactggccGTCACCGCCGCTCCTCCCTCCGACCGTCATGAGCTCTCCCTCTGGTGATTCTCCATCCTCTCACACGTTCTCCGGCCTCTCCAgattaggtatatatatatagtgtgttATTGCAATAACacactatatataaataaataaattatataaatatataatttacagtGTGTATTATTATATACTATTGATATAGttatattatcaaattaattttacatgttagctaattaatttatttgtttgagatatatgttttgtattaatttgtgaatttgtttcattaatttatttttttgaaatatatgttttgtatgatgggaatattgtttaatgtatttataTACATGCATGCGTGCAAAATTACATACgtacattttttgaaagtaggTTTTTTTGTGCAGGTTTTTCAATTTAGATTAATTTAGACCtaaattttgtgtaggtttaggtttttttgtgcaggattttgcatttagatttagacTTAAATTTTGTATAGGTTTTGCAAATGCACAttattagaacaaaaaaaaaaaaaaaaaacaataacaacaaacaaataacctagctatctacatatattttatctagggtccccatatataaaaaattcatttagtcttacaaatttagattatgtaaatgtcatttaaaaaaaaaaaaattacaacattgGCTTGTGcgtgccgactgttgatggGGAAACGTACTATGAGAAGTTAACAGAAGTAATTGAGATAGAGTGCTTCGACAGGACCAAGTACGTTATGTTCAAGTGTAATTGGACGAACAACATGAGGGACAGGGAATATAAggtagacgagtatggcatgATACTAGTtagcttcaaaaaccttgtccactgGGGCCAacaaattactgatgagccgtatgtgttaacgtcacaagttgaccaagtcttttacaTCAAAGATGAAAGGGACCTTGATTGGACTTgtgttgtaaggactaaacTTAGAAACGTATACGACATTGGTCAGGGTGAAGGTCCTGATGATGAATGTGCcaactaccacgagtgtgagccgctcctattgactagtaataatgaagtggatccgcAGGATGACATTGACTACGTCCGACCAGACTTAGATCCAATATAATCGTATGTgattcaaaaagataaaattatatatgtagtttaCATGAATTGACTTGTTTtctgttatttctttctacattgattggtaattgtggtgcatattttatctattgtatacataattaattgggtgcgtGATGTGTTTCGTAGGTTGGTATGAGTACCAAGGGGAAGAGTAGATGACGAAGGTCCCCATAGGTAGACGACTAGGGGTATAGACCAGTACTTCCAGAGTATGTGGAAGGGTCCCAAATGGGGTATCAGTTTCAGCCGTCTCTATACGACACGGAGCAAGAGTTTCATATGCCTAGTCCGCCGCCTACGATGAGCGAGTTAGGGATATATTCACATGGCCNNNNNNNNNNNNNNNNNNNNNNNNNNNNNNNNNNNNNNNNNNNNNNNNNNNNNNNNNNNNNNNNNNNNNNNNNNNNNNNNNNNNNNNNNNNNNNNNNNNNNNNNNNNNNNNNNNNNNNNNNNNNNNNNNNNNNNNNNNNNNNNNNNNNNNNNNNNNNNNNNNNNNNNNNNNNNNNNNNNNNNNNNNNNNNNNNNNNNNNNNNNNNNNNNNNNNNNNNNNNNNNNNNNNNNNNNNNNNNNNNNNNNNNNNNNNNNNNNNNNNNNNNNNNNNNNNNNNNNNNNNNNNNNNNNNNNNNNNNNNNNNNNNNNNNNNNNNNNNNNNNNNNNNNNNNNNNNNNNNNNNNNNNNNNNNNNNNNNNNNNNNNNNNNNNNNNNNNNNNNNNNNNNNNNNNNNNNNNNNNNNNNNNNNNNNNNNNNNNNNNNNNNNNNNNNNNNNNNNNNNNNNNNNNNNNNNNNNNNNNNNNNNNNNNNNNNNNNNNNNNNNNNNNNNNNNNNNNNNNNNNNNNNNNNNNNNNNNNNNNNNNNNNNNNNNNNNNNNNNNNNNNNNNNNNNNNNNNNNNNNNNNNNNNNNNNNNNNNNNNNNNNNNNNNNNNNNNNNNNNNNNNNNNNNNNNNNNNNNNNNNNNNNNNNNNNNNNNNNNNNNNNNNNNNNNNNNNNNNNNNNNNNNNNNNNNNNNNNNNNNNNNNNNNNNNNNNNNNNTCTCATCgctatttgtatatatattttgttactatttgttgatgtatttgtttgtatatatattttgttactatgtgtaacaaacatatagtttgctATATATTTGTTGAGAGTAGTTAGAACAGAaatagtttgattgtatatttgttttttgttgtgttggaacgtattttcgatgtagatatttgtagtgttggaacatattttttatgtatatatttgttttgttttgtgttatgttggaacgtagtatatgtgttaaaattttgtttaattaatttgtatttgaatttcatatgtattggatgtatatgcaaattgaattggaattttatatgtatattGGATTAATTTGATGTATTAGATATGTTTGAAATGGGGTTGGATATGTTTGTTGTATTGGAATAATTGGATGTATTTGATGTATTGGAGATGTTATTGGATGTGTTGGAGATGTTGTCGgaattggattaattggatgtaaatgtagaaattggattgaattgaatatattggataatttaaatgtagatattggattgaattgaatgtattggataatgtaaatgtagatattggattgaattgaattgaatgtattggatattggatattggatattggatgtattggattgaatgtattggatattgaatgCATTGGACATATTGGATATTAGATATTTGTAAAACTAgaacgtcaattttttttttttttaaacattccagtttctgacacgtcaaaattttttgatgtggtgaaaatgccacgtcaaaaatttggatttgttgaCACCCGCCCTTTTAACCGTTGAGACACGTAAAAAAGGACACGTCAGAAATggctaggaaaaaaaaatgcgatttttgTAGTGTATCTAAATTTGTTTTCAGCTGTGATTTATGAggtgaagcttttttttttttttttttcctctttttttggggttttaatTTCATTTAGTCATTTTCTAAAGGTTTGCTTACACTAAACcttaagagtaatgatattaAATCTCTGGTTTGTCTTTTGATTTCTCTTTGGTTATTTTTTGGAAGCAAATCACTGACCGATAACAGAGAAATTATCAAGGGGAGAGGCTTAGCTGCGGTAGCCCAAAACGtggtcgttttgggcattaaacgACCACGTTttgggaaataaaaataaaaatattaaaagattaaaattaataatataaaatttattaaatattaataattaaaaaaataaaaatattaaaaaact
Protein-coding sequences here:
- the LOC132166339 gene encoding probable pectinesterase/pectinesterase inhibitor 51 — protein: MASVFFLSLVLFLFLFLSLSSATSQHSPAQQPTPNDPSSAPPEIRQACEATRFPVACESSLTISKHMPSNPTSLQLIQSAIWVSSQNLHTAQSMVQYILDSSSGSQNRTTAAKNCLEVLHNSDYRISQTTNDALPNGRVKDARAWLSAALLFQYDCWSALKYANDTSMVNETMSFLDSLTGLTSNALSMLFAYDVYGKEIGSWALPKTERDGLWEGGSESGAGFKGGFPSNLTTDVTVCKDATNGGCYKTVQEAVNAAPDNGGGRRFVIHIKEGVYEETVRVPLEKKNVVFLGDGIGKTVITGSLNVGLLGISTYNTATVGVSGDGFMATGLTIQNTAGPGSHQAVAFRSASDLSVIEKCEFLGNQDTLYAQALRQFYKSCRIQGNVDFIFGSSATIFQDSEILICPRQIDPKKGENNAVTAHGRTDPAQTTGFVFQNCLINGTNKYMALYYKNPQVHNNYLGRPWKEYSRTVFVNCNMESLVTPQGWMPWKDDIGLNTLYYGEVGNSGRGSNLSERVTWSSRIPTEYIYAYSVQNFIQGNEWIPSF